A stretch of Imperialibacter roseus DNA encodes these proteins:
- a CDS encoding nucleotidyltransferase family protein translates to MKLSSHHILEFITTHQPEIERFGVSKLGLFGSFVRNEQTPESDIDILVEYKPGTKSFDNFIGLIDYLESSLGRNIELVTPESLSPLIRPYIEKEIQYVQF, encoded by the coding sequence ATGAAGCTTTCATCGCACCATATCCTTGAGTTCATCACAACTCATCAGCCAGAAATTGAGCGGTTTGGGGTGAGTAAACTCGGCCTCTTCGGCTCGTTTGTCAGAAATGAGCAAACCCCGGAAAGTGATATTGACATTCTTGTAGAGTATAAGCCAGGTACCAAGTCCTTTGATAACTTCATTGGACTGATCGATTACCTTGAAAGCTCTCTCGGACGAAACATAGAATTGGTTACACCAGAATCTCTTAGCCCTCTCATTAGACCCTATATTGAAAAGGAAATTCAGTATGTCCAATTTTAG